In Umboniibacter marinipuniceus, the sequence CTTCGGCTGCACGTTGTATAAACATTGGCATACCGTAAAGCATACACAACGCCAGATTACTTAGGTGCTCCGCGAGCTGAATTGGCCCGGTTACCCAACCTAAACGCCACCCCGTCATCGCATGTGACTTAGAGAGCGAGTTAATGGTAATCAAGTGCTGATCGATTCCGTCCAGCTCAAGTGGTAAGACATGTTCACCCTCGTAGACCAACTCACTATAAACCTCATCTACAATAAGCCATATCTTGTGCGTGACAGCTAGCTGAGCAAGCTTCTGCCAATCCCTCGAAGAGAGCATTGCACCCGTTGGGTTATTAGGTGTATTAATCACAATGGCGCGAGTGCGCTCATCAATCTTCGACTCGATATCCTCAAGGTCAATCGCCCAATTTCGCTCAGCTTGAAGTGCGGAACCTCGAATTTCAGCTTGAGCCGCACGAAATACGGCCTCGTAGGTGATGTACATTGGCTCGGGAATGATGACATTATCGCCTGGCTCAAAGAGACACTGAGCCACACTGAAGAGGCCGCATTGTGCACCTGCCTGCACCACAATTTGCTCTGTCAAAACAGTACGTTGACGGCGCTTCGATTCCCACTGAGAAATCATTGTTCGAAGCTCAAGTTCACCCTGGCAATCGGTGTAATGAGACTCATTTTCCTGAATGGACTGGATTGCCGCCGACTTAATTAACGCGGGGGTATCCACATCGGGGTCACCCACTGAAAGGACCACGATATCCTCACCGGCCTGTTGACGCGCCATAGCTCGGTAGTGAATATCCCATGCTGCGGCACCTTCGGAGGCAATGCGCTGGGTCAGACTAGAAAACTTCATTAATCTCGTTGCTCCAAAGCATTGGCATCTAACTCCACAAACCAACAGCCGGATTCGGCTTGAAGGCGCTGCAACGTTGCCGCTATCTCACTCATTTGACTGATCTTTTGATAACCAAAATGGTAGCCCCGCGCAAGGAGTTCGAAGTCAGGGTTATGCATCGCGACCGCAACCGGCTCAATATTTCGCAATTCCATGTCGTCCCAAATCTGCCCTAAACGACTGTTATTCCACATCAACACAATGAAACTCTGCTCGGATAGATATTCCGCCGCCGTGGCGAGCTCATTAATGGTGTATTGCAAACCACCGTCTCCCACTAACACCACCACAGGTAACGGTTCGCCAATCGCGGCGCCAATTGCGCTGGGTAGCGCGTAACCCAAGGTCCCGTAGCCCGTTGGGTGGAGCCATTTATTAGGTTGTTCTACCGAATAGAAGATATTTCCAGAGTAAGCCAATTGCGTCATGTCAGTACTGATCACAGTGGCCGGCGACAAGCCGTCGCGAATAGCGGCTAACACCTGTTGATGAGATTGATACATCAATGGCAAGTTGTCTTGCAATGCCGCCCTCAATTGTCTCACCCGCTCCTCAGCCGCCGCCTTTTCTCGGACGGCCAACTGATTATTCAGGGCGCGCAGCGTGATGACCGAGTCGGCTACCATGGCAACCTTGGCGGGATAAATCCCGGTCATCTTCTCTGGGTCCACATCAATACGAATCAAGTTAGCGCTTATTTCGATGCGGTCGCGCCAGAAGTCCGTATCCGCCAACTCAGTTCCTACGGCGATCACGCAATCGGCTTCGGCAATCATCTGCCAACCGGGCTCTACACAGAGCAAGGACCCCGCCAGCAGCGAATGAGTGCTTGGTAATACTCCCTTCGCCGCAACCGAAGTAAACACGGGGGCAGCAATGGTCTCGGCCAGTTGCTGTAATTCCGCCGCCGCGACAACAGCGCCGCCACCGGCGATGATCATGGGTTTCTTAGCAGAATTCACTAGTGCTAGCGCGCGTTCCAGCTCTACTAGGTGCGCTGGACGCTGGGGGAGTTCTTTCGCCGTCCACATTTCCGTCACAGGCAGTGCTAAGATATCCAATGGCACCTCAATATGCACCGGCCGCGGTCGTGCTGAAGAAAAGATTGCGAAAGCTTGATGAATCAGCTGCTCCGCTTCGCTGGGAGACGACGCTCTCGCCGATAGCGCCGTCACCGGCCGGGTAAAGTCCAGTTGTTCCTTCGACTCATGCAACCTTCCGGCACCCTTGCCCAAGCTCCAAGATTCATTAACACTTGAAACCACCAGCATGGGAATTGAATCGGAAAACGCCTGCCCTATCGCGGTGGCAATATTGCTAACGCCAGGTCCGGTAATCACGAATGCTACACCCGCCTTCCCAGTGGTTCGCGCATAACCATCAGCCATAAAGCCAGCCCCCTGCTCGTGTCGAGACAGGACGTGGCGGATAGGGGATTCAGCCAACCCTCTATACAGCTCTAAATTGTGTACGCCGGGAATACCAAAAACGGTATCTACACCGTAGCTTTCCAGTAACTTCACCATCGCCTGACCGCAGTTTTGCGTCATGCGTAACTCCTTATCTCTGTAAATATAACGTTTTCAGCTCGTCCAGCTTCTTGGGGCGGGCAAATGTCTTCTCGGCGCTCGATTAATAGCGGCAAGTATGATTGACTAAAACCAACTATAAGGAAACTGCTATGCCAAGAAAAATAGTCAACGGATGGGACGCCCTATTCATCACGTTGTTGATCATCTTTTTCATCGGGGGAGCGATTGCCACCTTTGGTGCTGATTCACTCGCGGGCGCTACCCAAGTTGCCCTTTTTTTTAGCGCCATCTGCACCGGTCTAATCGGGGTTAAGAATGGGCTTAGCTGGGATGACATCGAAGATACCATTGTAGCTACTGTTGGCCGCGCTGTAATGCCCCTGATCATATTTTTAGCGGTTGGTTGCCTCATTGCTGGATTGATGATTTCCGGAGCTGTCCCAACGCTACTTTATTATGGTTTAGGTATGCTCTCGCCTACCTTCTTCTATCCGCTAGCCTGTTTACTCACGGCTTTGGTTGCACTGTGTACCGGCAGCTCGTGGACCACGGCGGCTACGGTTGGCGTGGCACTCATTGGCGTAGCGATGGGCTTCGATTTATCACTACCGATTGCCGCCGGTGCAATTATTTCTGGTGCGTACTTTGGTGACAAAATGTCACCCCTATCCGAAACGACCAACCTGGCCTCAGCGATAGGCGGTGCGGATCTATTCGTTCATATTCGGCATATGATCTGGGTATCCGGCCCCAGCTTTGCTATTAGCCTAGCGGCATTTTTTATGATTGGCCTTGCCTCGGAGCTACCGGCTGACTTAGGCGACAAGATTGAGCTTATGCAGCGCACCCTGGACCAACAGTTTAACCTCAGTTTACTCAACACACTGCCTATCCTCGCGCTGCTGTATATGAGTTACAAACAACAACCTGCACTACTCGCTATTTCGGCGGGCGTAGGTTTAGCCGTTATCGTCAGCTTCATCACTCAGTACGAGCTAATTCTTCGAACCATCACACTACTTTATGGGGCCGATGGTTCCATGCTTATGACCCTATGGAAGGTGATCTACGATGGCTTTTTGATTGAAACGGGAGTTAAAGAACTCGATGATCTGCTATCTCGCGGCGGCATGGAGTCAATGGTCTTCATGGTGTGGTTAGTTCTCTGTTCAATGATGCTTTCAGCAACCTTGAGCGCCACCGGTTATATTCAATACCTATTAAATAAGCTGCGCGCCATTATTCGCGGAACTGGCTCGCTCATTGCCACTACGATTGGCACCTCGGTCACCGTTAACATGCTTACCGGAGACCAATATCTTTCACTGGTACTACCCGGACAGATGTGGAAGGATGAATACGAGAAGCGAGGACTAAAGCCTGAGAACTTAACCCGCACCCTCGAGGATGGCGGCACGATTACTTCGCCCTTGGTCCCCTGGGGGGCGTGTGGCGTATTTATGGCCGGCACACTCGGCGTACCAACGCTCGAGTATTTACTATTTTGCTTCTTCTGTCTGCTCAATCCACTGATTGCCATTTGCTACGGCATCTTCAACATTCGGATTAGCCATCAGAGCTCAGCAACCGAACTAAAACGGGCTAGTTCCTAATTAAAGACTCCTCTCAAGACTCCACTGTTCAGCGCCGTGAACTCCGTCTCGGCGCTGACCTTCAAGGCTAATTTCAACCCGTTGATAAGCTAGAAGCTGAACCGCTAAAACTTTTCCTTCAAAGCCAGTGTGGAAACGGTCGTACCCGTGAAAATACTTACCACAGGAAACCTTCCAACGTTTTGACTGTCTTATCAACAGCACGCTTAGTGTGATAAAATTCACTCAGTTGGCACGCATAAATTTCATTAATAGCGCGCCTTACTAACAACCATCAGGGTTTCATTCACTCGCTCATACTGGAAGAATAGATTGTTACGCATTGCGCTCTTCAGCTTACTATTTTTATCGCTCCACAGCATTGCTTCCGCCCCTGTGCAGTTGCGGATCATCAGTACCGGTGATCTAAACGGCCAGCTGCTATCCTATGACTATATCGCTGATCAAGAGACCGATGAATTCGGCCTAGCTCGAGCCGCCACCCTTATTCGAATGGCAAGGAGCGAATCAGATAACAGCGTAACCGTAGACTCTGGAGATCTACTCAAAGGCAGCCCCATGGCAGCCTGGGCTGCGCAGCAAACTTTCACTCAAGCAAATGGCGGACATCCCGCCTACCAAGCCCTTGACCACCTAGACTTCAACGCTGCAGCACTGGGAGATAGTGACTTCTATTACGGCCTTGACTATCTGATGCACTCGGCATCACTTAGTAATCTGCCTATTGTTAGCGCCAATCTCTATCGCCGCGGTATCAACGGTCAACGCGGCCCACACCTCTTGAAGCCTTGGTATATCGAGTCGCGGCAGCTGCGAGACATCGCCGGAAACATTCATCGTGTCAACATTGGTTACATTGGCTTTACGGATCCCAACTCACTCCGCCAAGACAACGCGCTGCAATCTCGAGTAGAAACTCGCTCCATCCTCGCGTCAGCTCGTGAAGAACTACCACGATTAAGAGCAGCTGGTGCTGATGTGATTATTGTCCTGGCTCACACCTCTCTCTCAGCCGTTGACTCGAGTCTGCCCACTCAACGAAACGTCCTTGAGTCACTCGCCAGAGAACCCCTGGTTGATGCCATTATATTCAATCAAACTAACGGTAATTTTCCGAACCCAGCTCTGCAAACGCCCTATCGAGTTGACGCCGTTCACGGGAAGATTTTTGGCACACCTGCGGTAGCAACTCAACGAGCAGGACAACAAGTAGGTGTGATCGATTTATGGCTTCGCAAGGATCGTGGTAGCTGGACCGTTGGTCGCTCACAGGTAGAGATCCGCTCCGTTCAAAGACCTGGCCGAAATGTCGTAGAGTACAAAGGGCTAAGCCTTCGACTAGCCGATGCCCATCGAAAGACTCGCCACTTTGCCAACCGACCCATTGGTAGAACCAATCAAAGCTTGAGTAGTCTTCTGGCGCAGCTCCAAACGGACACAGCCACTCAGCTGTTACATCAAGTACAACTTGACTATGCCTCCAAGCAGCTCACGCTAGAGGACTCAACACCGTTGCTATCCTTAGTGTCACCGCCGTTAGTGGGTGATAACGGTAACAATCCAGAGGCTTATACTTGGATTCCTACTGGTGTGGTAACCTACCGTCAGGCCGCCGGCATCTTTCCTCGCAACGGTAAATTAAACATTGTCCGAGTTCCGCCGGCCTTAGTGGTAGAGGTGTTAGAGTGTTCCGCTGGTCAATACCTCCAGCTCAGCAGAGCTCGCGATGATGCCCAACCATTACTAAGTAAGGAATTCTCACCGGCAAATTTTGTCGATGTTAGTGGCATGTCCTACGAGATAGACCTCTCGAAGTCTCCTCGGTATAGCAATGACTGTGCTGCCTTTTCGGCGCATGACCATCGCATTCGAGTTTCGCCCTATGACCAAGCGCTATTTTCACTGGACTCAATCCTCTTGGTTGTTGAGGACAGCCAGCTAGCACGAATTCAACAGAGCTTTCCAAACATTGAGATTGACCTCATTCATCGTGCTGGTAGCTCCCTACAGGAACAGCTCATTCGAACCTTTGAGGCGGCTAATGTCGCAGGCGTTTCCATTCCACTCGAACAACATTGGCAATTCGCCGCGGTGCCGTCCTTCTTCCAACTCAACGCCGGCTTTGCAACGCATTCAGACCCGCGTTTTCAACACTATATTGCCGCCAACGCGACACTTAACGCGCGCTATCTAGCTGTTGGTCCCGACGGCTTCGGCGTGTACCGCTTACAATTTCCTTCGATAGAGCCAAATCTACCCGACACCTACGTGCCATCACCAGAACTGGAATTTGCCTTACCGCAGATTGCTACCACTATTGAGACGCCTATTGAAGAACAGCGCTCTCGGCATATTGAGGAGCCTGCTTCGTTGCAGCTTGATGGGGTGACGGTGAAGGCAACGCCGTTAAGATTTAGCCCCGAGGAGCAGATTGAAGTGGGAAGACCTGAAACGCCAGAGGGTGGCTAATAGGTATCATGGGAAGGTTGTAGCAACTAAACACTAAGATACTACAACCCACTTAGCTATACTTAGCTCAACTAGCTGCCGGGCGATAGACCGCAACATTTTGATAGCCATCCGCTAACAACTGCTGAGCATGAAGCCCGCTCATCACGCCACGGTCACAGTAGAGTAAATAACGCTGATTGCTATCGAGCTCAAGAAACTTAGCTGACAGCTCATAGAATGGTATTTCCAAGTGTCCTGGGCCAAGATCTATTGGTCGGAGATCAACTTCATCAGGATGACGAATATCAATAATAACTTCATTTACCTCTGCATGATCAACCTCAGGGGCTTCTTCGTATCCCTCAAGTACGTCATGTACCACGGATTCGATACCCACATTTCGAGCTGAAGCAACAGCCTCTTTCAACACCTCAAAATTAAATCGCTCTTCCTCAATCTCAACCTTGTGCATCCTAGCGCGAGTAGTTGGATTAACCGATATCACGCCGCAGTATTCAGGGATTGACTTGGAAAACTCCTCGGTGCCGATGTGTGCCGAAGTACGAATAATTTCAGTCTTATCCATGGTCGCCAGCGGGCGAAGTACGAGCATGTCTGTCACTTGGTCAATAACCGAAAGATTGCGCAATGTTTGCGAGCTTACCTGAGCAACAGATTCGCCGGTTACTAACGCTTCAATCTCAAGTTGCTCAGCGACCTCTGCTGCCGCGCGAAGCATCATCCGCTTAAGGATCACACCCATGTAACGATTATTCACATTGGTTAATAGTTCGTCCACTACGCCCTCAAAGGGAATACTGACGAACCGGACTCGATACGAAGATCCGAAACGCTCCCAAAGATAGTAAGCGACTTCTTTCACCGCTATTTCGTGAGCCCGGCCACCCAGGTTAAAGAAGCAAAAGTGCGTTGGCATGCCTCGCTTCATAGTGAGGTAGGTAGATACAGTGGAGTCAAAACCTCCAGAGATGAGACTTAGTACCGGATCCAAGCCGCCAATAGGATAACCACCCAGCCCCTGAATAACCTGCTCAACCACAAACAAACGCTTCTTGCGAATCTCTACACGGACCGTTTCGTCTGGATGATGTAAATCAACACCGCCAGTTTCAAGCTTGGCCAGAATCCCACCGCCGATCTTTTGCTCGGCCTCATGGGAGTTGAAATCATGAGTCCCCACGCGTTTAACACGCACAACAAAGGTCTTGTCACGCAGGCGCTCTCGGTTTACTTCGGCTACCTTCTCAATAGTGTCATCTAAGTCGACAAACTCGTATTCCTTAACCACGATGAAATTAGCGATACCGGCGATATGCGCCAGCACATCGATCATCTCTCGCCCTTTAACCTCATCAACATCCGTAAAGATGTCTAATTTGTCCCAAGTACTTTTAACCACCACGCTGCGGTCAATCAACTTTAACGAGCGCGTAATATTGGTTCGGAGCTTGGCGATCAGCTGCTTTCGAACAGGCTTACTTTTAATGGTGATTTCGGGGAATAGCTTAACGACGAATTGCATGATGAACCTGACCGTAAAAAATATTTTCTAATTATAAGTGCAAGTCTGCCAAAGCACACGCCCAAGTGGCATAAATGTCAGTTTAGACTAAGGAATTAAGCACTCTCGCCTCAACGCACTATAATGGTGCAAATTAGGGATCATGCAGCGCCTTGCAATGCACCAATATAGTGCATTAGCAATCTACATTCTCGTAGATGCAAGCTGCACACCCCAAAATTACGCGCTTGCCACAACTGGCACGCTAATTGCTTTAATGCGTAGCAACAATATTAAAATAAACCAAAAAGAAGGTGTGTTGGACTAACCCTCTAATCATCTTGGTTCGCCTTTATCCATTCGGAGGAATTTATGGCAGATAACACTTTAGGTCTCATTAAAGAGCATGACGTAACTTGGATCGATCTACGTTTTACGGATACTCACGGCAAAGAGCAGCACGTCTCTATCCCTGTAACCGAATTGAACGATGACTTCTTCACAGAAGGTAAAATGTTCGACGGCTCTTCAATTGCTGGCTGGAAGGGCATTAACGAATCAGACATGATCCTTATGCCTGACGATAGCTCTGCTGTAATGGACCCGTTCACTGACGAACCTACCCTAATTATTCGTTGTGACATTGTTGAGCCTAACACTGGGCAAGGTTACGAGCGCGACCCACGTTCTGTTGCAAAGCGCGCTGAAGCTTACCTAGAAAGCACCGGTCTTGGCGACACTGCTTACTTCGGACCAGAGCCTGAATTCTTCGTATTCGACGGCATTCGCTGGAACGACAGCATGAGCGGTTGTTTCTACGAGATCGAATCAGAAGAAGCAGCTTGGAACAGCGGCAAAAACTACGAAGGCGGTAACATGGGCCACCGTCCTGGTGTTAAGGGCGGTTACTTCCCAGTAGCACCTGTTGACTCACTGCATGATATCCGTGCTGCGATGTGTTCAGCTATGACAGCTATGGGCCTAGAAGTTGAAGTACACCACCACGAAGTTGGTACCGCTGGTCAGTGTGAAATCGGTGTTCGTTTCAACACGCTAGTTCGCAAGGCTGATGAAGTTCAAATGCTTAAGTACTGTGTTCACAACGTTGCGCATGCATACGGCAAGACAGCTACTTTCATGCCTAAGCCGGTAGTTGGCGACAACGGTTCTGGTATGCACTTGCACCAGTCGTTCTCTAAAGACGGCGTTAACCAGTTCGCTGGTGATGAGTACGCGGGACTATCTGAAACTGCTCTTTACTACATTGGCGGTATCATCAAGCACGCTAAAGCACTTAACGCTTTCGCAAACGCTTCAACTAACTCGTACAAGCGTCTTGTACCGGGCTTTGAAGCGCCGGTTATGCTTGCTTACTCAGCACGTAACCGCTCTGCATCTATTCGTATTCCTTTCGTACCTAGCCCGAAGGCTAAGCGTGTAGAAGTTCGTTTCGGTGACCCAACAGCTAACCCATACCTCATGTTCTCAGCAATGTTGATGGCTGGCCTTGACGGCATTAAGAACAAGATCCACCCTGGCGATGCAGCTGACAAAGATCTTTACGATCTTCCACCAGAAGAAGCAGCGGCTTACCCGACTGTTGCTGGTAGCTTCGACGAAGCACTTGCTGCCCTCGACGCGGATCGTGATTTCTTGACGGCCGGTGGCGTATTCACCAACGACATGATCGATGCATTCATCGAGCTTAAGAATGAGGAAGTGACTCGCCTAGCGATGACTCCACACCCTGTTGAGTTTGACATGTACTACTCAGTATAAGTTAACTTAACCACCAAAAAACGAGGCTAATTAGCCTCGTTTTTTTTCGTCTGTGATAAAGTCATCATCAATAGTGAGTAGCAAATACTCGACATCCATCGAATCTGAGCCCAAACTAGCACTATGGCATGAATCGCCAAATCACCACTTTAGGAAGATAAGTTCATGAGTCGCTCCCTTTGCCTGTTGTTAATCGTTATTTCATGCACCTTCTGTGCCATGACGACCTCTGCTGATATCTATAAATATCGCGATGCCAACGGCAATATTGTCTACTCTGATACCCCAGTCGAAGGTGCAGAGCGGGTAGACATAGTAGTTTACAACCCTGCTACACCCGGCGAATCCACCGCTCAGCAGGAGTCTTCAGCCAGTTCACCTCATACTACTCAAGATGATGAGCCGGTGAGCTATAGCTTGGCAATTACTAGCCCCGTACACGACTCAACCGTACCTATGGGACAGGAAACGCTCTCGGTCAGTCTTGCGCTCACACCATCCGCACCAGTCGAGACCACTTACCGTCTTCTGGCTAACGGCTCCCCCATTGCCCAAGGAAATCAAAATACCTTTGTCTTAGAGCAACTCTACCGCGGGGAGTTGGTATTAACGGCGGAAGCACTAGACAGCGATGGCGAAGTCATCGCAACGGCAATAGCGGTAACCGTTCACGTGAAGCGGGCAAGTCGACGAATAACTAATTTACCCACCGGCGGAAGTTAACCACTACTAAAAATCTAAGCGCAGCTAGCTGCGCTTGGGCCCTCTCGCTAAGCTAATCAGCGCCGTAATCCAGACTAACATCCCAGTGCACTAATGCTTTACGCACCAAAATGGTGCATAATAATCACAAAGCACTTCCTTGCCCCACGAAAACATTAGCGTCAAAGTGTGCACGGTTCTTGCTTGACTACAGTTAATCTTACTGAGAGGCAGGCTTTGTGATTCAACAGCAATCCCAATTTTACAAGCATTTGGTTGAGAACCTGAATGTTGCCGTCATCGTTCTGAGTGACGAGCTCAACATTAAGTTTTTGAATCCAGCCGCCGAAATGCTCATCGGCTTAGCGAATACTCGCGCCGATAATATTGCTTTACCGTTAGTGGTAGAGAGCCCAATTCCTCTTGAGAAACAGCTGAGCACCTCGGTAGCTAACCTCCAGGTCATCTCTCAACGCGCTGCCGAGTGGTCCCTACTAATGACTGGCGACGCCTGTGTCGTGGACTACACCATTACGCCACTAAGTAACGGCAGTCACACTGAGCTCTTGATCGAAGTAGAAAAGATTGATCGCTGGCTAAAAATCTCGAAAGAGGAAGCAATGCAGGCAGCTCACGCCACCAGCCGCTCGATTATCCGCGGCATGGCACACGAAATCAAAAACCCGCTAGGAGGCATCATTGGCGCAGCACAACTGCTGGAACGCCAGTACGATGATAGTGACCTACATGAATACTCGAATATTATTATCGAAGAGGCTAATCGGCTTCGAAATCTAGTAGATAGAATGCTCGGTCCCCGCCGTCCCCCTGAGTTCCAATTACTTAACTTACACGAATTACTTGAAAGAACATTGGGCATCATTAGCTCAGAGCACGAAGAAAAGCTGCTTATAAGTCGTGATTACGATCCCAGCATCCCCGATATCGCGGTGGATAAAGAACAGCTGATCCAAGCATTGCTCAATTTATTGGGAAATGCCGCCGAGGCGATGCTCAACGCGAACACTCCAGACGCTGAAATCAACATCAAAACACGGGTTATTAAACGTCACCGAGTAGACTCCAAGCACGCACAGATGATGGTCTGTATTGACATCTCCGATTGCGGACCAGGGGTACCCGACGCGCTGAAGGAAACCCTCTTCTTTCCCATGGTAAGTGGCTCAGCTCAGGGTAGCGGACTTGGACTATCAATCACTCAATCTATTATTCACCAGCATAACGGTACCATTGAATACCGAAGTGTTCCCGGCGATACCCACTTCCTAATTTATCTACCGCTTGAGGATGACAATGCCTAAAGAAACCGTTTGGATCGTTGATGATGACAAGTCAATTCGCTGGGTACTTGAAAAGTCTTTGAGTGCTGCTGACATCATCACTAAGAGCTTCGCCAGTGCCGACGACGCGTTGAACACACTAGAAGATGAATCACCGGCGGTGATTATCTCAGACATTCGCATGCCCGGTACCGACGGCCTAGGTCTGTTGGAGCTCGTCAATGAACAACACCCAAATATTCCGGTCATTATCATGACCGCTCATTCGGATCTTGATTCCGCCGTGTCTTCCTATGAAGGCGGGGCATTTGACTACCTCCCAAAGCCCTTCGACCTCGATGAGTCCGTGGCAATGGTTAAGCGTGCGCTCTCTGTTGCCCAAGAGCACCAGCAAAGTAACTCGTCGAGCGAGACCGCGGCCGCCAAGGAGATTATTGGCGAGGCACCCGCTATGCAGGAGGTCTTCCGAGCAATCGGTAGACTGGCCAAGTCAAATATCACCGTCCTCATTAATGGTGAGTCCGGGACTGGTAAGGAATTGGTAGCCAAAGCCTTGCATCGTCATTCACCCCGACGAGAGGCGCCATTTATTGCCCTTAATATGGCAGCGATTCCTCAGGATCTGATTGAATCCGAACTCTTTGGCCATGAGAAAGGCGCCTTCACCGGCGCACAGAGCCAACGAAAAGGCCGTTTCGAACAGGCCAATGGCGGCACTCTCTTCCTAGATGAAATTGGCGACATGCCAGCCGACACTCAAACGCGTCTGCTTAGAGTATTAGCCGACGGTGAATTCTATCGCGTTGGGGGGCATCAACCCGTTAACGTGGATGTGCGTATTATTGCCGCCACCCACCAAGACTTGGAAAAGCTGGTCACTCAAAATAGGTTTCGTGAGGATCTCTTTCACCGGCTAAATGTGATTCGTGTTCATATTCCAAAGCTCGCGGACCGAGCCAGTGATATCCCAGCTTTGGCTGATCACTTCCTGCTACAAGCCTCACGAGAACTTCAAACTGAATGCAAGGTAC encodes:
- the glnA gene encoding glutamate--ammonia ligase — encoded protein: MADNTLGLIKEHDVTWIDLRFTDTHGKEQHVSIPVTELNDDFFTEGKMFDGSSIAGWKGINESDMILMPDDSSAVMDPFTDEPTLIIRCDIVEPNTGQGYERDPRSVAKRAEAYLESTGLGDTAYFGPEPEFFVFDGIRWNDSMSGCFYEIESEEAAWNSGKNYEGGNMGHRPGVKGGYFPVAPVDSLHDIRAAMCSAMTAMGLEVEVHHHEVGTAGQCEIGVRFNTLVRKADEVQMLKYCVHNVAHAYGKTATFMPKPVVGDNGSGMHLHQSFSKDGVNQFAGDEYAGLSETALYYIGGIIKHAKALNAFANASTNSYKRLVPGFEAPVMLAYSARNRSASIRIPFVPSPKAKRVEVRFGDPTANPYLMFSAMLMAGLDGIKNKIHPGDAADKDLYDLPPEEAAAYPTVAGSFDEALAALDADRDFLTAGGVFTNDMIDAFIELKNEEVTRLAMTPHPVEFDMYYSV
- a CDS encoding DUF4124 domain-containing protein, with the translated sequence MSRSLCLLLIVISCTFCAMTTSADIYKYRDANGNIVYSDTPVEGAERVDIVVYNPATPGESTAQQESSASSPHTTQDDEPVSYSLAITSPVHDSTVPMGQETLSVSLALTPSAPVETTYRLLANGSPIAQGNQNTFVLEQLYRGELVLTAEALDSDGEVIATAIAVTVHVKRASRRITNLPTGGS
- the glnL gene encoding nitrogen regulation protein NR(II), with the translated sequence MIQQQSQFYKHLVENLNVAVIVLSDELNIKFLNPAAEMLIGLANTRADNIALPLVVESPIPLEKQLSTSVANLQVISQRAAEWSLLMTGDACVVDYTITPLSNGSHTELLIEVEKIDRWLKISKEEAMQAAHATSRSIIRGMAHEIKNPLGGIIGAAQLLERQYDDSDLHEYSNIIIEEANRLRNLVDRMLGPRRPPEFQLLNLHELLERTLGIISSEHEEKLLISRDYDPSIPDIAVDKEQLIQALLNLLGNAAEAMLNANTPDAEINIKTRVIKRHRVDSKHAQMMVCIDISDCGPGVPDALKETLFFPMVSGSAQGSGLGLSITQSIIHQHNGTIEYRSVPGDTHFLIYLPLEDDNA
- the ntrC gene encoding nitrogen regulation protein NR(I), giving the protein MPKETVWIVDDDKSIRWVLEKSLSAADIITKSFASADDALNTLEDESPAVIISDIRMPGTDGLGLLELVNEQHPNIPVIIMTAHSDLDSAVSSYEGGAFDYLPKPFDLDESVAMVKRALSVAQEHQQSNSSSETAAAKEIIGEAPAMQEVFRAIGRLAKSNITVLINGESGTGKELVAKALHRHSPRREAPFIALNMAAIPQDLIESELFGHEKGAFTGAQSQRKGRFEQANGGTLFLDEIGDMPADTQTRLLRVLADGEFYRVGGHQPVNVDVRIIAATHQDLEKLVTQNRFREDLFHRLNVIRVHIPKLADRASDIPALADHFLLQASRELQTECKVLLPETALFLEQLPWSGNVRQLENTCRWITVMAPGREVHINDLPPELTGQSAAPKQINGAQPWQDLLVAAIRKDLLEGKRQLSKVYVSEVEKALIDQALAATDGRKVEAAELIGWGRNTLTRKLAELRS